In a single window of the Salmo trutta chromosome 23, fSalTru1.1, whole genome shotgun sequence genome:
- the LOC115159577 gene encoding zinc finger protein 260 isoform X1: MAKSKDLKVFLESSLNAIFKATVSDILESVDQTLSEYKGKIQRIETENEDLRQRLHDQDNKDSIVKDPGSDQDAVHLPDLSRKTCSSHSAFGQSQKPIKTQGDERRSSRRQQKDKMPQSRGSVSFTDAAAQQEPECLQNVSALMFKNIKTEPDMEDDYAIDLSKPPSPLNLASKQIKTESAEVNYIIPEEYDEHLQSPLDTDVDSRDSDSDVKVTIVSDSHMAMEMGDECGHFVESEGRLCHNVTGEAEPEEDPFLTYYPDMGSDPAGTSGEDILPTLNSAEPSKNAQGFYNCTQCEKTFSRVNSLNIHLRTHSGEKAHCCNYCGKRFGRADLLKSHKRTHTGERPFSCDLCGKNYGHPGQLRIHKRVHTGERPYCCPHCGKRFSEHNQLKVHLRTHTGERPYSCTVCAKTFSNAGNLRIHQRIHTGEKPYCCVQCGKRFNGMGDLKTHYRIHTGERPYHCDLCEKTFSQAGHLTIHKRMHTGEKPYTCSECGKRFSVASSLKLHLRTHTGEKLFSCSYCGKSFSRSGHLKRHEQVHTKEKVYPCDQCGKTYTDQSSLKKHQKTHGAEELRTEENQSSTSGTDVPHNLEIKTED; encoded by the exons ATGGCCAAGTCAAAAGATTTAAAAGTATTCTTGGAGTCGTCTCTGAATGCGATTTTTAAAGCCACAGTGAGTGACATATTGGAGTCAGTGGACCAGACATTGTCTGAGTACAAGGGTAAAATACAAAGAATTGAAACTGAGAATGAAGATCTTAGACAAAGGTTGCACGATCAAGACAACAAGGATTCGATAGTTAAGG ACCCTGGAAGTGACCAGGATGCTGTTCACCTCCCTGACTTGTCAAGGAAGACCTGTTCCAGCCATTCAGCTTTCGGCCAATCCCAGAAGCCAATCAAAACACAGGGTGATGAGCGAAGGAGCTCCAGGAGACAGCAGAAGGACAAAATGCCTCAGAGCAGAGGATCTGTTTCTTTTACAGATGCAGCAGCTCAGCAGGAACCAGAATGCCTCCAAAACGTTTCTGCCCTAATGTTCAAAAACATAAAGACAGAACCTGATATGGAGGATGACTACGCCATAGACCTCTCAAAGCCCCCGTCTCCTCTCAACCTGGCTTCTAAGCAAATTAAGACAGAGAGTGCTGAGGTGAATTACATCATTCCTGAAGAGTATGATGAACACCTTCAGTCACCACTGGACACAGATGTGGACTCTAGAGACAGCGACAGTGACGTCAAAGTCACCATAGTGTCTGACAGTCACATGGCCATGGAGATGGGAGACGAGTGCGGCCATTTTGTTGAGTCAGAGGGAAGGCTGTGTCATAATGTAACTGGAGAGGCTGAACCAGAAGAAGACCCCTTTCTGACATACTACCCTGACATGggatctgaccctgctgggacgaGTGGGGAGGACATTTTACCCACTTTGAACTCTGCAGAGCCCTCTAAAAACGCACAAGGCTTCTACAACTGCACCCAGTGTGAGAAGACATTTAGTCGAGTGAACTCCCTCAACATCCACCTGAGGACTCATAGTGGCGAGAAGGCCCACTGCTGCAACTACTGCGGCAAACGCTTTGGCCGAGCAGACCTGCTCAAGTCCCACAAACGCACTCACACGGGAGAGAGACCGTTCAGCTGCGACCTCTGTGGTAAGAACTACGGTCACCCGGGCCAGCTCAGGATACACAAGCGTGTTCATACGGGAGAGAGACCGTACTGCTGCCCACACTGTGGGAAACGCTTCAGTGAACACAACCAGCTTAAAGTCCATTTAcgaactcacacaggagagaggccatACAGTTGCACTGTGTGCGCCAAAACCTTCAGCAACGCAGGTAACCTGAGGATACACCAAAGAATCCACACTGGTGAGAAGCCTTACTGCTGTGTACAGTGTGGCAAGAGGTTCAATGGTATGGGGGACCTGAAAACACATTACAGGATTCATACAGGGGAGAGGCCGTACCATTGTGACCTGTGTGAGAAGACCTTCAGCCAGGCAGGCCACCTCACCATACACAAGCggatgcacacaggagagaaaccgtacacaTGCTCAGAGTGCGGTAAGAGGTTCAGTGTGGCGAGCAGCCTCAAGCTGCACCTGAGGACTCATACAGGGGAGAAACTCTTCAGCTGCTCTtactgtgggaagagcttcagtaGGTCTGGCCATCTGAAGAGACACGAACAGGTCCACACCAAGGAGAAGGTCTACCCCTGTGACCAGTGTGGGAAGACCTACACTGACCAGTCATCCCTCAAAAAGCACCAGAAGACTCATGGAGCTGAGGAGCTGAGGACTGAGGAGAATCAGAGCAGTACCAGTGGGACTGATGTTCCCCATAACCTGGAAATAAAGACTGAGGACTAA
- the LOC115159577 gene encoding zinc finger protein 260 isoform X2, whose product MSPSGPCSPGLTEEEEAVPRQHSLCFFIRIVPCKPQNNNKDPGSDQDAVHLPDLSRKTCSSHSAFGQSQKPIKTQGDERRSSRRQQKDKMPQSRGSVSFTDAAAQQEPECLQNVSALMFKNIKTEPDMEDDYAIDLSKPPSPLNLASKQIKTESAEVNYIIPEEYDEHLQSPLDTDVDSRDSDSDVKVTIVSDSHMAMEMGDECGHFVESEGRLCHNVTGEAEPEEDPFLTYYPDMGSDPAGTSGEDILPTLNSAEPSKNAQGFYNCTQCEKTFSRVNSLNIHLRTHSGEKAHCCNYCGKRFGRADLLKSHKRTHTGERPFSCDLCGKNYGHPGQLRIHKRVHTGERPYCCPHCGKRFSEHNQLKVHLRTHTGERPYSCTVCAKTFSNAGNLRIHQRIHTGEKPYCCVQCGKRFNGMGDLKTHYRIHTGERPYHCDLCEKTFSQAGHLTIHKRMHTGEKPYTCSECGKRFSVASSLKLHLRTHTGEKLFSCSYCGKSFSRSGHLKRHEQVHTKEKVYPCDQCGKTYTDQSSLKKHQKTHGAEELRTEENQSSTSGTDVPHNLEIKTED is encoded by the exons ATGAGTCCCAGTGGACCCTGTTCCCCAGGTCTTACAGAGGAAGAAGAAGCTGTTCCAAGACAACATTCCCTCTGTTTTTTCATAAGGATTGTTCCATGTAAACCTCAAAATAACAATAAAG ACCCTGGAAGTGACCAGGATGCTGTTCACCTCCCTGACTTGTCAAGGAAGACCTGTTCCAGCCATTCAGCTTTCGGCCAATCCCAGAAGCCAATCAAAACACAGGGTGATGAGCGAAGGAGCTCCAGGAGACAGCAGAAGGACAAAATGCCTCAGAGCAGAGGATCTGTTTCTTTTACAGATGCAGCAGCTCAGCAGGAACCAGAATGCCTCCAAAACGTTTCTGCCCTAATGTTCAAAAACATAAAGACAGAACCTGATATGGAGGATGACTACGCCATAGACCTCTCAAAGCCCCCGTCTCCTCTCAACCTGGCTTCTAAGCAAATTAAGACAGAGAGTGCTGAGGTGAATTACATCATTCCTGAAGAGTATGATGAACACCTTCAGTCACCACTGGACACAGATGTGGACTCTAGAGACAGCGACAGTGACGTCAAAGTCACCATAGTGTCTGACAGTCACATGGCCATGGAGATGGGAGACGAGTGCGGCCATTTTGTTGAGTCAGAGGGAAGGCTGTGTCATAATGTAACTGGAGAGGCTGAACCAGAAGAAGACCCCTTTCTGACATACTACCCTGACATGggatctgaccctgctgggacgaGTGGGGAGGACATTTTACCCACTTTGAACTCTGCAGAGCCCTCTAAAAACGCACAAGGCTTCTACAACTGCACCCAGTGTGAGAAGACATTTAGTCGAGTGAACTCCCTCAACATCCACCTGAGGACTCATAGTGGCGAGAAGGCCCACTGCTGCAACTACTGCGGCAAACGCTTTGGCCGAGCAGACCTGCTCAAGTCCCACAAACGCACTCACACGGGAGAGAGACCGTTCAGCTGCGACCTCTGTGGTAAGAACTACGGTCACCCGGGCCAGCTCAGGATACACAAGCGTGTTCATACGGGAGAGAGACCGTACTGCTGCCCACACTGTGGGAAACGCTTCAGTGAACACAACCAGCTTAAAGTCCATTTAcgaactcacacaggagagaggccatACAGTTGCACTGTGTGCGCCAAAACCTTCAGCAACGCAGGTAACCTGAGGATACACCAAAGAATCCACACTGGTGAGAAGCCTTACTGCTGTGTACAGTGTGGCAAGAGGTTCAATGGTATGGGGGACCTGAAAACACATTACAGGATTCATACAGGGGAGAGGCCGTACCATTGTGACCTGTGTGAGAAGACCTTCAGCCAGGCAGGCCACCTCACCATACACAAGCggatgcacacaggagagaaaccgtacacaTGCTCAGAGTGCGGTAAGAGGTTCAGTGTGGCGAGCAGCCTCAAGCTGCACCTGAGGACTCATACAGGGGAGAAACTCTTCAGCTGCTCTtactgtgggaagagcttcagtaGGTCTGGCCATCTGAAGAGACACGAACAGGTCCACACCAAGGAGAAGGTCTACCCCTGTGACCAGTGTGGGAAGACCTACACTGACCAGTCATCCCTCAAAAAGCACCAGAAGACTCATGGAGCTGAGGAGCTGAGGACTGAGGAGAATCAGAGCAGTACCAGTGGGACTGATGTTCCCCATAACCTGGAAATAAAGACTGAGGACTAA
- the LOC115159577 gene encoding zinc finger protein 664 isoform X3 — translation MPQSRGSVSFTDAAAQQEPECLQNVSALMFKNIKTEPDMEDDYAIDLSKPPSPLNLASKQIKTESAEVNYIIPEEYDEHLQSPLDTDVDSRDSDSDVKVTIVSDSHMAMEMGDECGHFVESEGRLCHNVTGEAEPEEDPFLTYYPDMGSDPAGTSGEDILPTLNSAEPSKNAQGFYNCTQCEKTFSRVNSLNIHLRTHSGEKAHCCNYCGKRFGRADLLKSHKRTHTGERPFSCDLCGKNYGHPGQLRIHKRVHTGERPYCCPHCGKRFSEHNQLKVHLRTHTGERPYSCTVCAKTFSNAGNLRIHQRIHTGEKPYCCVQCGKRFNGMGDLKTHYRIHTGERPYHCDLCEKTFSQAGHLTIHKRMHTGEKPYTCSECGKRFSVASSLKLHLRTHTGEKLFSCSYCGKSFSRSGHLKRHEQVHTKEKVYPCDQCGKTYTDQSSLKKHQKTHGAEELRTEENQSSTSGTDVPHNLEIKTED, via the coding sequence ATGCCTCAGAGCAGAGGATCTGTTTCTTTTACAGATGCAGCAGCTCAGCAGGAACCAGAATGCCTCCAAAACGTTTCTGCCCTAATGTTCAAAAACATAAAGACAGAACCTGATATGGAGGATGACTACGCCATAGACCTCTCAAAGCCCCCGTCTCCTCTCAACCTGGCTTCTAAGCAAATTAAGACAGAGAGTGCTGAGGTGAATTACATCATTCCTGAAGAGTATGATGAACACCTTCAGTCACCACTGGACACAGATGTGGACTCTAGAGACAGCGACAGTGACGTCAAAGTCACCATAGTGTCTGACAGTCACATGGCCATGGAGATGGGAGACGAGTGCGGCCATTTTGTTGAGTCAGAGGGAAGGCTGTGTCATAATGTAACTGGAGAGGCTGAACCAGAAGAAGACCCCTTTCTGACATACTACCCTGACATGggatctgaccctgctgggacgaGTGGGGAGGACATTTTACCCACTTTGAACTCTGCAGAGCCCTCTAAAAACGCACAAGGCTTCTACAACTGCACCCAGTGTGAGAAGACATTTAGTCGAGTGAACTCCCTCAACATCCACCTGAGGACTCATAGTGGCGAGAAGGCCCACTGCTGCAACTACTGCGGCAAACGCTTTGGCCGAGCAGACCTGCTCAAGTCCCACAAACGCACTCACACGGGAGAGAGACCGTTCAGCTGCGACCTCTGTGGTAAGAACTACGGTCACCCGGGCCAGCTCAGGATACACAAGCGTGTTCATACGGGAGAGAGACCGTACTGCTGCCCACACTGTGGGAAACGCTTCAGTGAACACAACCAGCTTAAAGTCCATTTAcgaactcacacaggagagaggccatACAGTTGCACTGTGTGCGCCAAAACCTTCAGCAACGCAGGTAACCTGAGGATACACCAAAGAATCCACACTGGTGAGAAGCCTTACTGCTGTGTACAGTGTGGCAAGAGGTTCAATGGTATGGGGGACCTGAAAACACATTACAGGATTCATACAGGGGAGAGGCCGTACCATTGTGACCTGTGTGAGAAGACCTTCAGCCAGGCAGGCCACCTCACCATACACAAGCggatgcacacaggagagaaaccgtacacaTGCTCAGAGTGCGGTAAGAGGTTCAGTGTGGCGAGCAGCCTCAAGCTGCACCTGAGGACTCATACAGGGGAGAAACTCTTCAGCTGCTCTtactgtgggaagagcttcagtaGGTCTGGCCATCTGAAGAGACACGAACAGGTCCACACCAAGGAGAAGGTCTACCCCTGTGACCAGTGTGGGAAGACCTACACTGACCAGTCATCCCTCAAAAAGCACCAGAAGACTCATGGAGCTGAGGAGCTGAGGACTGAGGAGAATCAGAGCAGTACCAGTGGGACTGATGTTCCCCATAACCTGGAAATAAAGACTGAGGACTAA